One part of the Pecten maximus chromosome 9, xPecMax1.1, whole genome shotgun sequence genome encodes these proteins:
- the LOC117334405 gene encoding uncharacterized protein LOC117334405 isoform X4 — protein sequence MDTKVVFVPVGQAINRVFLADMAERADGCIAEIEDLSNVKKHFLCHYTIAKVIGICRDIDFEDLFMNVMDNEAAALLSSTWSDTPFTETDVIMMKREFEKSEELKDIEYPHLNLPPIGSRVSIPAYSQSSYVSLPHFGTVIQQKSTGTIKVEWDAGMITFLDWNKDMKRLGIRTVKEPRHLTHGSLIDVGVAVTKAHKVTGQPSDTVQGRVFLTTNNGYVKVRWDDGTIGRHKYGADATFDLHIALESYPLDSYVWQYKEDNGSWVTYPTGDLSRIENAVIKRNKTVITNSGRIIFNKMTETLTRGEQKRQRDVRRIIVAEMIE from the exons ATGGATACGAAGGTGGTTTTTGTTCCAGTTGGACAGGCAATCAACAGA GTATTTTTAGCTGACATGGCTGAACGAGCGGATGGCTGCATAGCAGAGATTGAAGACCTCAGCAACGTTAAGAAACACTTTTTATGCCAT TACACCATTGCCAAGGTGATCGGCATTTGTAGAGATATTGATTTTGAGGACCTATTCATGAATGTGATGGACAACGAAGCGGCGGCTTTGTTATCAAGTACCTGGTCCGACACCCCATTCACAGAGACAGATGTG ATAATGATGAAAAGAGAATTTGAGAAATCTGAAGAACTGAAAGACATAGAATATCCACATTTAAATCTACCTCCCATTGGAAGTCGGGTGTCAATTCCAGCTTATTCACAGTCGTCTTACGTCTCCCTGCCTCACTTTGGGACAGTGATCCAACAAAAGTCAACAG GAACTATTAAAGTGGAATGGGATGCTGGAATGATCACTTTCCTTGACTGGAATAAGGATATGAAGAGGCTAGGAATTCGAACTGTGAAGGAACCTAGACACCTGACACATGGCTCCCTCATTGATGTGGGTGTTGCGGTCACCAAAG CTCATAAGGTCACGGGACAGCCTTCAGATACTGTACAAGGACGAGTCTTTCTAACTACAAACAATGGCTATGTGAAG GTTCGTTGGGATGATGGCACTATTGGTAGACATAAGTATGGAGCCGACGCCACTTTCGACCTACACATCGC TCTGGAGTCATATCCTCTAGATTCGT ATGTATGGCAGTATAAAGAGGACAATGGGAGCTGGGTGACTTATCCGACAGGGGATTTATCGAGAATTGAAAACGCAGTCATCAAACGTAATAAAACAGTCATTACCAATTCCGGAAG AATTATATTTAACAAGATGACGGAAACCCTTACACGTGGTGAACAGAAGAGACAACGAGACGTGAGACGCATTATTGTAGCGGAGATGATTGAGTGA